The Humulus lupulus chromosome 3, drHumLupu1.1, whole genome shotgun sequence genome window below encodes:
- the LOC133821881 gene encoding uncharacterized protein LOC133821881, giving the protein MATIQSDFRWVLLRVSSSSSSFPSSSTVRSLSSTFMKSRAAVVRRALTSSYSTASSFRLRAFSSDVAPDTSAVKIEDKPSICTADELHYVSVPNCNWRLALWRYQPCPKAVQRNHPLLLLSGVGTNAVGYDLSPKSSFARYMSGQGFDTWILEVRGAGLSLRGSNTNIKEIEQSAQAISEQMEAAAEGVTNEALSSEQQSNNVLSALTSDNSIVRGEKSDADMKGIATMWDESILVTRLTDTFMRLSERLSGFLSESQSKLMSAKLLDQISKLLLDSQLSERFNEIRDSFLNLFERRQNSGVAGQIKDLSQKVVTIVEEGQRSVSPQLFDLQERFASTIEDFQNQLDLMVKYDWDFDHYLEEDVPAAMDYIRAVSKPKDGKLLAIGHSMGGILLYAMLSRYGFEKRDPKLAAVVTLAASLDYTSSNSTLKLLLPLADPAQALNVPVVPLGAILAAAYPLSSRPPYVLSWLNYLISAEDMMHPELLEKLVLNNFCTIPAKLLLQLTTAFKEGGLRDRKGAFFYKDHLHECNVPVLALAGDKDLICPPEAVEETAKLIPEHLVTYKVFGEPTGPHYAHYDLVGGRMAVEQLYPCIVQFLSLHDSI; this is encoded by the exons ATGGCTACAATTCAATCCGATTTTCGGTGGGTTCTGCTTCGCGTATCGTCGTCTTCATCGTCGTTCCCGTCGTCTTCAACCGTTCGATCTCTCAGCTCGACTTTCATGAAGTCCCGCGCCGCCGTAGTTCGCCGGGCTTTGACGTCGTCTTATTCTACGGCGTCGTCGTTTCGTTTGCGGGCTTTCTCTAGTGACGTGGCTCCAGATACTTCCGCTGTCAAGATCGAGGATAAACCGTCGATTTGTACCGCCGATGAGCTTCATTATGTTTCCGTTCCCAACTGTAACTGGAGACTCGCTCTCTGGCGGTACCAACCTTGCCCTAAG GCTGTTCAGAGGAATCACCCGCTTTTGTTGTTGTCAGGAGTGGGAACAAATGCCGTTGGATACGATCTTTCTCCCAAG TCTTCATTTGCTCGTTACATGTCTGGACAAGGATTTGACACATGGATTCTGGAAGTTCGAGGTGCTGGGTTGAGTTTGCGTGGATCAAATACAAATATTAAAGAAATTGAGCAGTCAGCCCAAGCAATATCTGAGCAAATGGAAGCTGCTGCTGAGGGTGTAACTAATGAAGCTTTGTCTTCCGAACAGCAGTCAAACAATGTTCTCAGTGCCTTGACTTCTGATAACTCTATTGTCAGAGGAGAAAAGTCTGATGCAGACATGAAAGGCATAGCAACAATGTGGGATGAATCAATACTGGTGACAAGGTTGACAGACACTTTTATGCGATTGTCAGAAAGACTTTCTGGCTTTCTCAGTGAAAGTCAATCCAAGCTTATGTCTGCTAAGCTACTTGATCAAATTTCAAAACTACTTCTAGACTCCCAATTATCTGAGCGATTCAATGAGATAAGGGATAGCTTTTTAAACTTGTTCGAGAGACGGCAGAACTCGGGTGTTGCTGGACAAATTAAGGACTTGAGTCAGAAGGTTGTAACTATTGTTGAAGAGGGTCAGCGATCTGTCTCACCTCAACTGTTTGACTTACAAGAGCGTTTTGCCTCAACTATagaagattttcaaaatcaactTGACTTGATGGTGAAGTATGACTGGGACTTTGATCACTACCTGGAAGAGGATGTTCCTGCTGCG ATGGACTACATAAGGGCTGTAAGTAAGCCAAAGGATGGTAAGTTGCTTGCAATTGGACACTCCATGGGTGGCATCTTGCTTTATGCCATGTTATCACGATatg gttttgaaAAAAGAGATCCTAAATTGGCAGCTGTAGTTACTTTGGCAGCATCTCTTGACTACACATCTTCAAATTCAACACTCAAATTGCTCTTACCCCTT GCAGATCCTGCACAGGCTCTTAATGTACCTGTTGTTCCTTTAGGGGCAATTTTGGCTGCTGCGTATCCTCTTTCGTCTCGTCCTCCTTATGTCTTGTCTTGGCTTAACTATTTGATTTCAGCAGAAGACATGATGCACCCAGAGCTATTAGAGAAGCTTGTCTTGAACAATTTTT GCACAATACCTGCAAAGCTTCTTCTGCAGCTTACGACAGCATTCAAAGAAGGTGGGTTACGTGACAGGAAAGGTGCATTCTTCTATAAGGATCATCTGCATGAATGTAATGTCCCTGTTTTGGCACTAGCGGGGGACAAGGATCTAATATGCCCACCTGAAGCTGTTGAGG AAACTGCCAAGTTGATTCCTGAACACCTGGTCACCTATAAAGTATTTGGAGAACCTACAGGTCCACACTATGCTCATTACGATTTGGTTGGCGGACGAATG GCAGTGGAGCAGCTTTATCCCTGTATAGTCCAATTTCTTAGTCTTCATGATTCAATCTGA